GCGGAGTCCCTATCATCTATAAGGAAAGCCCTTGAATCGCAGACGGTTTATTGAAAAAATGATCGCCGTCGGAGCGGCGCCGCTGTTCCTTCCGGCTCGCAGCCTCGGTCGTGCCGGCGCTCCGGCGCCCAGCGAGCGATTGACCCTTGCCTGCATCGGCCTGGGCGGACAGGGCACGCAGAACCTGCGCGCCTTTATCCAGCATCCGGATATCCAGTTGGCGGCACTCTGTGATGTGAACCAGGGCAGCGATGATTATGACATGCTTTATCAATTCGACGGTTCATCTTCCGCCGGGCTTGAACCGGCGCTGCAGCGCGCTGTGGAATTTCACCGCGATGCGCACCGCGATTTTTCCAGCAAAAATGTTTCGACCTATCGGGATTTCCGCGAACTGCTGGTGCGCCGGGATATCGATCTGGTCAGCGTCTGCACGCCCGATCACTGGCACGGGTTGATCGCCAAAGCCGCTGTGGAGGCGGGCAAGGACGTCTATTGCGAAAAGCCGCTGGTCAACTCGATTCCAGAAGGCCGCGCCCTGTGCCGAGCGGTCGAACGAACCGGCCGCATTCTGCAGACCGGCAGCCATGAACGTTCCAACGACCGCGTTCGTTTCGCCTGTGAGCTGGTGCGCAACGGCCGCATCGGCCGGCTGAAAGAAATCAAGATCCATATGCCCAACAACGAGAGTCAACATCTGCGACTGCAACGGCAAAAAGGGCCGGCGCGCCTGTTGCCCGTGCCGGCCGGATTGGATTATGATTTCTGGCTCGGCCCGGCTGCGGCAACTCCCTATGCCGAACACCGGACCCATTTCTGGTGGCGGTATATTCTCGAATACGGCGGCGGCGAAATGACCGACCGGGGCGCGCACATCATTGATCTGGCGCAATTGATCAATCACAGCGACGATACTGGGCCGATCAGCTTCGACGCCAAAGGCCGGCAGATTCAAAACGGTGTGTATGACTGCTTTATCGATTATGATTTTCGCTGCACCTATGCCAACGGTGTGGTGATGACCGGCGACAGCCGCGGAGAGCGCGGCCTGCAATTGCTGGGCGAAGACGGATGGATATTCATCCACATTCACGGCGGTCGCCTGGAGGCGGAACCACGTTCGTTGTTGCGGGAAAAAATCGGTCTTGAAGAAATCCATGTCGGCCGCAGTCCAGGTCATCACCGGGATTTCATCGACTGTGCCAAAAAGCGCACCCAGCCCATGGCGCACGCCGAGATCGGCCATCGCACCGCTTCCATCTGCCATCTGCTCAACATCGCCATGCTGACGGGTGAAAAACTCGATTGGGATCCGGTTGCAGAGCGAGTGACCAATAGCGAACGAGCGAATCGAATGGCCACTGAGAAACCGATGCGCAGTCCCTGGCGGCTGTAATTATTTGTCGAGATAAAATCCTCTGTGGCAGGATTCGCTGCCGGCCTGAGTCGTCCGGTTTTAGATAAAAGGACTAAAGTGAGAACCGGTGGCGTTGTGAACCAGCCATCAGCTTCAGGAATCCTGCTCAGGGTCTGTCGTCTGACCCATCAGGCGGCTGAGCAAAACTGATTAACGATAGGTATATACTGTAATTACGGGTGCGTCCTCCTGGGCGTCGCCCGCGAAATTG
This bacterium DNA region includes the following protein-coding sequences:
- a CDS encoding Gfo/Idh/MocA family oxidoreductase, with translation MNRRRFIEKMIAVGAAPLFLPARSLGRAGAPAPSERLTLACIGLGGQGTQNLRAFIQHPDIQLAALCDVNQGSDDYDMLYQFDGSSSAGLEPALQRAVEFHRDAHRDFSSKNVSTYRDFRELLVRRDIDLVSVCTPDHWHGLIAKAAVEAGKDVYCEKPLVNSIPEGRALCRAVERTGRILQTGSHERSNDRVRFACELVRNGRIGRLKEIKIHMPNNESQHLRLQRQKGPARLLPVPAGLDYDFWLGPAAATPYAEHRTHFWWRYILEYGGGEMTDRGAHIIDLAQLINHSDDTGPISFDAKGRQIQNGVYDCFIDYDFRCTYANGVVMTGDSRGERGLQLLGEDGWIFIHIHGGRLEAEPRSLLREKIGLEEIHVGRSPGHHRDFIDCAKKRTQPMAHAEIGHRTASICHLLNIAMLTGEKLDWDPVAERVTNSERANRMATEKPMRSPWRL